Below is a window of Solanum stenotomum isolate F172 chromosome 7, ASM1918654v1, whole genome shotgun sequence DNA.
CTTcttgtcttttctttttctttttgtaaacACAATATCCAATGTTGCGtgatcataattatttttaatctaaaGATACTTAACTTTGGCTTCTTACATGTGGTAATGTGGATTTGGATAAGATGGACATGTGATGAGACTAATCATCTAGATGATTTGATAAGTTTTCCCATAGAGGACAAGccacttataatatattaattgaaACATCATAAGGAAGCATTTGACCTATTTATTGAATTTCAATATGATTATGACTTTGCATCTTCATCCATTaatgttgattttgatgttatatcTAATTTGTAAGATTTTGTTTCGAATAAATTTATTTACCTTATAGCTATTCTCCTTGTTATACACATTTTGGAATCAAATCAATTGTGTTGGGTGTGGAAGAAAAGAAcctttttattgaaaatatGTTAGTGTTTTGGTTTGTATATAAAGGTTGGTGGCATATTATaatcatagatagatagatatatgaTGTTGGGTAATGTATCAAAATAGTGTtttgacaaatatattttatcattgGTAGttaataaatgaaagaattcatagaaaatattattcttgGAGAGGACGTGTTCCACAATTACCATTTAGTAGAGCTTTGAATTTAAATGATCGAGACCTCAAtcattaagtttattttttttataaaaaactaACCACTTAATTTAGTTCATGGGAATCTTAATAGTCCAACTAAGCTTTTGTGTGTGTTCGATTTTCCATTTTataatccttttttttatttattattaaaaataaaggtTTTTTCCTCTGGAAATCAATGAAAATTTGTGTTATAAACATGATTTTCTCTAAATCAGCTCACTGAAAAAATGCATGGtggaaaataaattttcattgaaATGTTGGGgaagttttctaatttttttcgtGTGAAAACagtaccatttttttttagctcatttaatcaaatatatacccatttaaaaaaagaacaactttcacatatgacaaacataaaaatcatatttgtatgttatagctatagtttgtataattgcgccccatagcaaactttatgtttgctatggagcatcaaTTTATATAACTCATTGGCAAtgcttcagatttgtataatttcgctggtaggccatttgtataaatcgttggcaGCTTTGGCAacctctcaattcaattttatgtgtttgtatatctgcataaaatttgaatgtgtatacaattgaatcgaaataaaacatttgtatatcaaatatttctctctcgctttatacaacacaaattatacattgtaatttgtataatttgtctttatataaagcgagaaagagagaaagacaaaagggaactgggcaggggaagatctgtatttgtataattataagtgtatagggtgaaaatatatgtattcgtatttgtatatacaattttctctcgctttatacaaacacaaacacattttatacatttgtgtttgtataaaagcgagagaggcgagggagagattGGCGAGCGAGAAAcctagggagagaggcgaatgataACAATTTGCTActggttacaattaaatcaaactgtggttataacatttaatttcaattaataatttgctattatatataattttctcttaagAAAATCTACTTGTTGTCCATTAATTTATACAATTTAGTTTTAATACACAAAATAAGTagttcaaataatttattttcacataTGAAAGTCTAATAATAGTCTAATCATGTTGTATGAGCAATGTGATCGGCAGATTAAGTCATCGACGACCACTTAAAGTTATCTGCACATATTTCACTTGGACACTTCAATTAGGACTTGTACCTATTAGACAtcttatttattcaaaaatcatTCCTATTAGACAAAAAATACTAATATGGCCAAAAAAAAGTGTTCCACACTCCTTGAGCatatatagaaattaaaaataatttttttttattttccaaacttatacacttaattttattttttaaaaaagcggaAAGCCCTgtctttttcttcacttcttcattgcAACCATCCTCTAAGTACGactgtctctctctctctcacccTTTTTGATTCTTCATCTACTTTTACcttcattattttaaagttattattatatacatcTAAATCTCAAATATTCTAGCAAAACTCCATTTTTCCGatgaaaataatatgaattgaaTATTATTTGTTTCAGCAAAAgtcattattgtttttttttagataattaagATATTAAGTGATTATTAGTGGAAAGAACATAAATCCCAAATGGGTGAAAAGCTTTGAAAGGGTAGCTGATTTTGACGAAGAAGATgaggggtgggggtaggggttgGGGTGGGCGTACGCGTGGgttgattaaaataaattgttgttttttcaattatttttttatctaattGCCACATGTCATCATTTCATTGGTCTATCAATTATGTATTTGTGTTTGAGACACACACTTTTGTCTTTCgataaattttcattttgtttaataaatataaatttgataagATTAAAATGTTCAATAAATATTGACCTAAATTAGAGTGTCTAATTAAAATATGCGAACAATTTTAAGAGATCACGTATGACTTAAAGCCACCGAAATATAATAAAAGCATGATGGTCCCATAAGTACTGATGTGTCTAAGTCACATtatatagtatataatatataataaaaataaaaatacaaagttaGTCACAAGTCACAACTGAGTTTTAGGTGACCAAATTTACTACTAGAACAAAAACCACAAGCAAGCAATGAAgcttttgttttatatatttgacacgcatttgtaattaaaatatgGATTCAACTACTATACTCGATTACTGcagattaattaatattatatcgAGTTATCAATTACTCtttgcttttaatttatttttgctattttcctttttattttaattattttagagaGAATAATTGTTTTACTCCTTTTTAGTACTTTCTATATCATTAATTTAATACCACACAATATAAAAAATTCTATACTNCTCCAACAAATctaattaatgccacataaattgggacatggcaaataacatatattattaaaaaattaggttcaaaatgtacaataaaatacaataattaacaacttaatatattaaagagacatataaaaaatgattaatatttgaaattctgcgtgtgccacataaattagaacaaacagagtaataaatatttttttcaaaattatgtttaaaaaaagtactacaaatcacaatagctaaaaatttaaaatatttttaaaatcatataaaaatttcaataacttctcaaatttcataatatgacataaattaaaataataaaaaatatatatattgggccccgtgctggcacggggtcctatatctagtacaaatacaaaatttgacTCTCTGGTGTAAACACATGTTCAATTATTATTAGGGCCCACGGTGTGGTTCACACGCATTATTAAACTAggattaaaatattgaaaattgagaTTATTTACATGGTAATTAATGATTAGAAAATTACTATAGATGTTGAAAAATTAACTGTCTTAATTAGAGGTGTCAAAAATGAGTTGATTCGCCTAATCCGCTCAAAATTTAAGGATGgagctcaagataatttgaattgagttCAATCTCGACTAATTCAAGTCTTAACCTATTTTAAGAGAATCATCAATTGAGTCCAATTTAATCTCTCATTTCAATATGCTTTAAGACTCTTTATTATGTATGTTCCTATAATGAAGGtatgaattactatctattttatatcttttaggatctatctatccatttgtaacttcttttttaaaattttctcaagTTGATACTCTAATTTTGGTTATAAAACTTAAGCCAATTTGAGCTCAAAGTAAACTTGGGTGGTCAGGACCGAActcaatttctatttcaacccattttactATCTCTAATTTCAATCGAATCCGTCTATTTGATACCCCTAGTgaaatctatatttttcatataacatTCCAACCTAATAACCCTTCATATGAAGTTCACACagaataatagtataaaattactTCCATACTTTCACATATTATTAGGGATGTGCATAAATTGAATCGGTTGATAAATcgaataaaaaatagtattattAGATTAACagttattttataattttattaaagaacTAAGAATAGTGATGGCTAGGGTTTGCAACAATGATGACAAGGATTAGGCAACGACTAGAGTTAGTGAATTGTACACTAGTAAAATTTTTGCACTTAGTGAGTAAttatatttctctcttttttatatgGTGTCAGATTGTTCGATAAGTcgtatatttattttgaaagtatttttttattagttaaatcgaaaatcaaaccataaaagaccaaaaattaaaaatcgataacaaatatcttattgatttgattATCAATTTAGCATATTCAAAAACCGAAAACTAATAACCACAActaataatacttaaaaccgaATCGATCAaccaaaattaaagaaaaaaagaaaaattcaaaatcaggGACTTTCTTCAGAAGGATTAATCTCAAATGGAGATTTACCGGGTTGCGAGTTCtgatcatcttcatcatcagGGTCACGAGCAGGGTCAGATTTGTTCAAGGCAGCACGAGCTTTCTCGAGAAATGGCTTGAAGGCGAACTCAATGGCTAGCCACCCACAAGCTAGGGCACCAACTACCACAGCTGTTGATTTCAACGAATTTGTCTTCGTCATTGATGATGGGACTGAAAAGAAGAATCTGAGTGCTTTTGGGGTCTAGAAATGGGGGTTTTGAGTCGAGGTTCTGGGAATTACTTATAGCGAGAGGGATGAGAGTTTTGGGAAATTGATGGCTTGGGCATTAAGACAAGGTGGGTGGCTTAGCccctaagaaaagaaaagaaacaggGAAATCTAATTGGGCTCCACTAGTTAGGGCCCTATGAATCTAATTTacattcttgttttcttttgctCAAATTATggaatcatatatatatttttaaataactaTGTATATTTTCATTGCTATCATATCTTGATTTGAATATATTGAAATATATCATTCTTCAAAAATTAGCCTAGATTAAGCAATTGAGTATCTGAACCATTTTGTATCCCATAGTTAAACTCCACTTTTGACTTTGGATGTAAATTTGTTTCTCTGGTTTGTCACATGACAAATCTTTAAggtcaaaagttaaaattattgtatatatataaaataaaataaaaagatattttttatgtttgtcagaataaaaatattcaagattATCCACCTGGAGTGTGGACTAGAAAAGGGTCAAAGTGTCATTAAAACTCTAATTTGTGTGCATTGATACACAAACTAAGTCTACTAATATCTTCTTAATACACACAATAAAAACTCTAATATATTTGAATCATCGACCCCTAATATTTGACATGTGCTAGTGGGACAACTCGTTTAACTTCATAGTCATTTTAACTTTAGCACtctaagggcccgtttggccatacaatttgtcattatttggcaaatatctcaaattttcaaatactagttttttctagtatttgggccaaatctcattatttgggatcttttgaaaattaaaattttataccaagcttttatcttttataaaaacaccctctataatagttgttgtattgtattacataatttttttcgtgaacaccaaagtagtgatgaaatatgaaagtgatgatatggttgttgatgaaaatgataaacAATCGGCTCAGGATAACAAAGTCATGTgctttgtctacttcacgatgtatggaatgatgcttgttgcactcactccaaactaccacattgctctagtgtcatggacactacttgttatttgttgcaacgaaaatccaattgacttgtaatacaaacttattgttagttttgatagtttttaaaacttgtgggtataaatcatatttttctaaaaaagtgaaatatattttctcaaatattatggccaaacacatgatgaaatttcacccaaataatatttgccaaaaatatttggaaatctatggccaaacgctagctaaaattcaaagaaaacatatataatgacTCATTTTGTCGTTATAATAGTTCATTTCTTCGTATATTGTTCAAAAGACATAGCAATGGCATATCTCAAGCTACCCGTTTTTCCTCCAAACTCAATCTACTTGAGATTGTTTTCACTGATGTTTTTAGAggaacccaaaaaaaaatttcaattcacCAGTATTCTTCTTTTAATCCACAGATTAATAGCTGCAAAAAATGCAGTTTGCACGCTACACTAAATGAATAAAGCAATTTCTTCTGAAGCCTTGATGCTCTCGATTGCCTTTCATGcttcaaaatatgttttttagttAGTTCATATAGTGGGGGTTCAGGTGAAATTAAACATCTTTTTTCTaaatcttctcttttcttttatgcTAAACATAAGAACATAGTTTCCCTAGTAATACTATCTATTTTGGCCTATTGCACAATTTTAAAATGCTTCAATATAGTAAAATTTACTCTTTCTgatacataagtcataacaagtCTCCAATGTTTTGCCTATGTAGGATTCATTTAAGATGTTATACTCTTCTTTTGGAGATATAGTTTACTCGTTGATGTTTGCCCCATTTTTGTCTTAAGTATGTATGTGGAGCAACTTTGATAAGTAGATACTACATATAGTAATCTAATACATTAGTGACGTTGGCAACATTAAGTTTAGGTTCTTATGGCTTCAAAACTTTCTATTAAGATCTACGATTTGATTTCTCAAATGATCAACTTTATACTATGTTTTTCTGAAGCGCAGTTTACCTACACTAATATTATATGTCAATCCCTGATATTGCATGTGCTACTTGTAATGAATCTCATAAAAGCGCATTCTTACTTTAACATTAGAAGTCATCGATAAGAAAGTACAAAGACAATCTCTGATTGGACTAAGTCGagtataaaaaattgaagaaaatagtCAAGTGTCCTCCTAACTTATATTGAAATTTTCAACTATACACTTTAATTCCACGGAGGTCCTATCACTCCAACCCCCTTCCCCACCCCATCCCACCCCCACTCTAAAATGTATAAAACTGAAATTATTACCACCATAAGTGCTTAAGAATTGCAAAGCGAGTGTATATCACTCTCTTTGAGACAATAAAGACCAaagatatttaaattttcttttaaatattttttcatggatgtattttgatttttattttcattatttgtttCCATCTCACTTctaatttgttttcttcttcatgGCTTAGTATAGTATCCATGACAGTCACCAAATATCATCACTACTCACCATCTTCAAATCACTATCATCACTACATCAATCGATATACCACAAATCATAGATAGCAATTACATCCCATTTTCACAATCAAGAattataaactcaaaatctttcaaatcaaagtaaatttaagtttgaataaGCTTAATACAATGACACTCAACTGATTTTCTTTAATGAACTTTCAATACTAAGGGAATTTATGATCTTATATTCAATATCTAACAGATCCACATAAATTCTTATAGTCACTTACCAATATTATGATTTGATGTCTCTCaggttcaagttcaagtttcatTAATGACATGTTACATACGTTTCTTCAAGTTTCGGGCAATTAATTTTGCAGATAAACTTAATTTCAGAtccaaataatatttctcaactAATTTTAGCAATCAATCATTTTCTGGTGAATATGAAAATGCAACCCTTGTTCCCAAAAGAATTACAGACCCATTGAGTTGTGTAACACTAATTATAAATTAGTAATCAATATAATTGTGAATAGAAGTGAGCCTATCTGCCCTTGACTATTAATTAACCTTTGCCAAGCTCCTTTTTATCCATCGGAAGAGCTTCAGATAATGCTATCATTATCCAACAATACATTTTCCACtccaaaaaatgaaagaaaacaccccaacataattttgaaagtgTACTGGAAGAGGCTTTCGACAAACTTGAATGTTTCTACATCAGAGAGACTTCCCACTTCTTCAACTTTCCCATCAATTTGTCTAACTTGATCATGTCTTGCATCAACACTAGCTCTATCTCAATTTTGATTATTGGAGAGAAAGCTGACTAGATAGGATAATCACATATCCTCTTATCTCTTCATTATATGTATGGAGCGATTTTCAGAAATATTTACCTTAAGGTTAAAATCGAAAATTCAACATCTATCAAGGTAAATCGTCtcccattttttatttgttgatgaGCTCACTTTGTTCTCTAAAGTTAATCTTAGAAATTGCAATAGCTACCACTATTAACAACCTAAACAAGTTCAATGCCTACACAAGGCAAAAAATGAAGCATATATAGCCAATCTAAAGCCTTCTTCTCTAAGAACCAGCATCCTGGGAATGTTGTATTGTGCTCAAACATGCTTAATATTGAATCATGTAATGCTTTTGGGGAATATAATGAGCTTTACTATCTTTCATTAAAAACTTACCTACAATGATTAATTACCGTGAGGTaagagtgaaaaaaataattgataacaTGAATAATAGGTTGACTGTTGAAAAACTAAGTTCATGATGATCATGAGTGGTCGAATAGTCTTGGCGAAAGCAATTTTTGGTAGCGTCCCTTCTCATGTTATACAATATATCAAACTCCCCACCAAAACACTAAAaccattaataaaatttaaagagaCTTTATTTTGGGAACCACAACTGAAACGAGGAACATGCATCTGGTTAACTGGAACACCCTCTCCAGTAGGAAAATAGAGTGGTTTGAGAATCAGAAAAAAGTGAGATTTCTTGtccactttttcatttttagttgtccctaattacttattcattttgacaaatcaagagagggcaattttttttatctattacatcctcaattaattactttgagaaatgtagaacttcttgaaaaccttaagtttttaattaatccacttcataattaatagaggtaaaataGTAActactatgtcaattattgtttttttaataggtgtgtcaattcaaaagtggacagcgggaatatatatatatatatatatatatggcttaagtcatcgaccgccccttaaagttgtccgcataattcacttagacacctcaactaagatTTGTACCTATATATTGAACAcctaaattgttcaaaacatgtacctattaaacacaaaatgctGATATGACAAAAAATGTGTTTTGCACTTCCCTGAAGCGCgtgaaaagattcaaaatagtgtctttttgaattttttcttcttttattgacaCTTgacattataattaaattaaaaacatttttcttctttcattcacatttttttcaaaaaagaaaaagacccCACTCCCTACCTATCATCTTCTTCATACTTTAGTTTGCAAAACATTCTTCATTTTAGCTCCaacattgtttttctttcttttttataaaaaaaatatattattctttcaAATATGAAGATAAATGAAAATCAACTATGAAGATTCAGATTTGAAAGAAAGTACTTTCTTTCGTATGATTTATTtcaaatctcataaaaataaggaacaaatatgaagaagaagaagaaagaagataaatgatttttacgtataaaaaaagttagccgatatttatttatcaaaattttcgAACAAAGATTTTTactcaaattcatatataaatccattaaatttatcaaaaatgatattcaaaaaattgaaagaattaatttttgagctaTCAATTTCATTTTGTCATCGATGTAGAAATGAAATAATGCCggcaaaattttctttcttcttcactcttaatatgaaaatgtatatatatatattttaaaagttaatcttcaagttatttgaaaagaattaggttttgtgatttgagaaagaatgtgttttgggaagaagatgaagatgaaaggGGGTTGGGTAGAATGGGttgacattttcatttttttctttttctttttaaaaaaattagatataaaagtgtttgaaataattttaaacaaaaaattttaaaaaataattttcggGGCCCAGTGCcacatgttattttttaattagccGTTTTGCCACGTCACCGCCAGTGTATCACACACTCTTCATATATTTTGCTGATTATCAAAAAATGTCTAATAGGAACAATTTTTGAATTggtaaaagtgttcaataggtactagtcttagttaaggtgtctaagtggaTTATGCGAATAACTTTAAGGGGCCGctgatgacttaagcctatatatatatatatatatacacacactagTAAAAGgtgcccgtgctagcacgggcccaatatcttaatattttttattttaatttatgtgatataagtataatttagaaagttgattaaattttaatatgatttttagatatttaggttgttaattactttttgtttgcGCAAATTTACTGTGAAGAGTTTCACTAAGATCcataattaatgtattttttgtCATCGATCGTTGATTTTTCACTCAAAATAGTTAcaagatataaataaatattaccgACGTTCAGAATAACTAAAGTCATAGTTAAAACGGATTCCATAAAGCAATACCtaaagaatatgaatttaaaactaaaagtcatagctaaaatgaattccaaaatttcaaaaaaattatacactaattaaattaaagtagaacaaaagaagtagctttttttgaaatgttttttcgCAATACGCTGAAGCATGCACGTCttcttgaatttaaaactaaaattcatAGCTAAAACAGAttccataatttcaaaaaaattatacactaattaaattaaagtagaacaaaagaaataattttttaagtttttttttaaaacacgCTGAAGCAGGCACGTCGACGgagaaaaaactaaaattcaaaGCTAAAACGGatttcataatttcaaaaaaactattcactaattaaattaaagtagaacaaaagaaataaaattttaagttttttaaaaaaacacgcTGAAGCAGGCATGTCGACGGATGcgaaaaaattatacactaattaaattaaagtaaaataaaaaaataaaattttaagttttttttttagaacaCGCTGAAGCAGGCACGTCAACGGAGACGTGCCAAGCAGCACAAACGGTCACTTATACaataagagaatatatatatatagagagagagagattattgttattgacaaaataaaataaaattgcaaaATGCATAATTACTCCCTAAATTaagattgatttttttagttAGACACTTTATTTCGTAGGAGTTCTATAGCCCCCTTAAACTTTTCTTAAAAGTGAAATGAAAACTATTCTAGCAATGAAAGTTCCTTTCTTTTTGAGTAGATAGGTTGTTATTTCTTGAAATCAATTTTTCTCTCTATTATAATCTAGGAACAAAGTAATTCACcgttataaaaataaaaaatcgatTTGATGTATAATTAactagaaaatatatatatatatatatattcaaatgttagaaataatatatttcaaattgAAGTGTTACTcttaacatatataaatttatgatt
It encodes the following:
- the LOC125871316 gene encoding outer envelope membrane protein 7-like; amino-acid sequence: MTKTNSLKSTAVVVGALACGWLAIEFAFKPFLEKARAALNKSDPARDPDDEDDQNSQPGKSPFEINPSEESP